A window of Streptomyces sp. NBC_01224 genomic DNA:
GCGGGCTCCGGCTACGCAGCCGTCTACCAGGGCGTGCTGTTCCTCTTCGCGGGTGTCCTGGTCTACGCATGGATGTCGGCCCGTAAGGCGCGCGCCTGACGTCTCGGCGGGGGACTGGTGAGCCGACCGGCCAGGTGTGGAGGGCGCGTCGGAGTGCCTGTGCTCGACGTACCGGCTGGAGGTGTCACCGTAGGGGCAACGGACACGAGACAGAGGGGCAGTCGTTCCCCTGTCCCTGCGTGTCCCAGGTCGGCTGACGGAGGCCACGCCGATGGCTTGGGCCACGCGGCCGGCTTCCTTGCGTATGGCGCGCGGTTCGGTGCGCCGCAGGTCCGCGGCGACGACGCGGGCCGATGGCGGATACGCGACGGCTCGGCGTCGATCTCGTGGGCCGTCATCACGTGTGGGGCGGCCGTGCGGTCGCCGCGTCGACGGACCGTAGCCCGGTGCCCCGCATGGGCGATCCGGAATCGGACGGACTGCGGGTCACTGCACGCCGGTGGCGCACACCTCGCATCCCGCTCGTGGAAGGCCGGCGGTATGGCGGCCGTGGGGGCGCGGTTCTGAGAGTTCCCGTCGTGGGGGCTGACGTGGACCGGATGTGCGCGGAGACGGCCGGCCGAGGAGGGAGTCGTCGATGTATCAGAGTTCCGTCAACTGCCTATGGAGATCGCCGGTTGGGCGAACGGAGTCATGCAGTCGAGGGCGACGGGGCGACGCGCATCACCCCTTGCGGCGGCGGGGTCCGTACATCACTCGCGGGTGGGCCCGACGCACCAGCGCGGCCCCACCCTGCACGTCAGGACCGAGTCGGCCGATCAGGTGCCGATCCCGCGATTCTGCGTAGTCCCTTCGAGTAATGCGTTACCCATAAAGGGCGAACCGGAACAATAGGGGGTGGGTGGAAGGAAGATTGACGGGAGAGTGGTGCATGCCCCTGCGGAGGCGTAAGGCGCAGCTGAAGGCCCGGGCCGGACAGGCGGCGGTCAGTGGATACGGTGCGGTGGATGCGCGCCTGCCCGTCAGCGAGTCGGCCAGGCAGTTGCTGCGCAAGGCCTTTCCCGACCACTGGTCTTTTCTCCTCGGCGAGATCGCCCTCTACTCCTTCGTGGTCCTGCTCCTCACCGGCGTGTACCTCACCCTGTTCTTCGACCCGAGCATGATGGAGAGCGTCTACACCGGTTCCTATGCGCCCCTTCAGGGCGTGAGGATGACGCAGGCCTACACCACGACCCTCGACATCAGCTTCGCCGTGCGCGGGGGCCTGCTGATCCGTCAGATCCACCACTGGGCGGCACTGGTGTTCGTCGCCGCGATCGCCGTCCATATGCTGCGAATCTTCTTCACCGGTGCCTTCCGTAAACCGCGGGAGGCCAACTGGATTGTGGGCGGGACTCTGTTCGTGCTGGCGCTCCTCGAAGGATTCGCGGGCTATTCGCTGCCCGACGACCTGCTGTCCGGTACGGGCCTGAGGACGGCGGCCACCATCGTGGGGTCGATCCCTGTCGTCGGAACGTACTTGGAGCTGTTCGTCTTCGGCGGACAGTTCCCGGGCAATGACGTGATTCCCCGCCTGTATCCCGTGCATGTCCTGCTCGTGCCCGGCCTGATCGTGGCGCTGATCACCGCTCATCTCATCCTGGTGGTCTACCTGAAACACACGCACTGGGCGGGTCAGGGGAAGACCAATGAGAACGCCGTCGGCTCACCGGCGTTTCCTCACTTCACCGCGAAGACCACAGGTTTCTTCCTCATGGTGTTCGGCGTGCTGACCTTTCTGGGTGCGCTCGCCCAGATCAACCCCGTATGGAACTACGGCCCCTATCGCGCCAACCAGGTTTCCGGTAACGCACAGCCGGACTGGTATGTCGGGTTCCTGGAGGGCGCGCTCCGGCTGATGCCGCCATGGGAGACCGACATTGCGGGCCACACCATCATGTGGAATGTGTTCATTCCGGCGATCGTGCTGCCAGGCGTGGTCTTCACAGTGCTGTTCCTTTATCCCTTCTTCGAGAAATGGGTGACGGGCGACCGCGGGGAACACCATCTGTGTGACCGGCCGCGCAACCGGCCGACGCGTACGGGGCTCGGCGTGGCGGCCATCGTCTTCTACGCCGTTCTCCTGGTCGCGGGCGGCAACGACGTCGTCGCCTTCTCGTTCAGGGTTTCGGTCGAGGCCATGACCTGGATCCTCAGAACCGCGCTGATCGCCGCTCCGCTCCTGGCCTTCGCGCTGACCAAGCGCCTCTGCCTCGCCCTCCAGATGCGGGACCGCCGCCGGCTGACCGAGGGTGAGGAGACCGGCCAGGTGACCCAGTCGATGAATGGCGACCTCTCGGAGAGCCACCGCGGCCTGAGTCCGACAGCCCGCTACCGCATCCTGATGCGTGATGTCCCGACGCCCCTGGAGCTCCCCGCGGAGGGCCCGATCTCGCGTCGGCGACGGCTTCGGTCCGTATTGAGCGGCTGGTACTACGGGGACCGCGTGGAGCTGCCCGCCACGGACGAGCAACGGTCCCGGATCGCCGAGCGGGCCGCGCCGCCGGAGCCGGTCCGCGAGCCCGAGGACTGAGAGCCGCCCTCAGTCCTGGGCGCGCGCATATTGGAAGACCATTCCGAACACCCCTGCCAGGACCACGCCCAGCCCGATCACGAAGAGCCACAGACCGAACACCACACCGAGAGCGAGCACGGCCATCCCTGCGGCTGTCAGCGACGGCCAGATGCTGTGTGGAGGAAAGAAGTCCACCGGACCGGACCGCTCATGGATGTGTCCGTCCCCGCGGTCTTCGGGGCGCAGTCCCTTCCTCCGGTAGTTGGTGGCGAAGAAGAACGTGACCAGGGACGCCATGAGGAACGAGATGGTGAGAGCCGCCGTGCCTGTCGGATCCCGGGACCACACGGCGTAGAGAACATCGGTCACGAGAAAGAACCCCGCGACCCCGGCGAAGAGAACGGCCTCGGTCTTCATTCGCCCGACTCCTCTGCAGCGCCCGATGTGGAGTGGGACCCGCCTCGTCCGAGGCCCGGCTTCTCTGGCGTGAGGGGGTGGTGCAGGTCGAAGGCCGGCGAGTCGGAACGTACGCGAGGCAAAGCCCGGAAATTGTGCCGCGGGGGCGGGCAGGAGGTCGCCCACTCCAGGGAACGGCCGAACCCCCACGGATCGTCCACCTCGACCTTCGGCGCGTAACGGCTGGTGTGCCACACGTTGTACAGGAATGGCAGTGTCGACAGGCCCAGCAGAAAGGAGCCGGCGGATGAGATCGTATTGAGCAGGGTGAAGCCGTCCGCCGCGAGATAGTCGGCGTAACGCCGGGGCATTCCGGCCTCACCCAGCCAGTGCTGGACCAGAAAGGTCAGCTGAAAGCCGACGAACAAGGTCCAGAAATGGATACGTCCGATGCGTTCATCCAGCATGCGTCCGGTCAACTTGGGCCACCAGAAGTAGAAGCCGCCGAACATCGCGAAGACCACTGTTCCGAAGAGCACGTAATGGAGGTGGGCGACGATGAAGTACGAATCGGTGAGATGGAAGTCCAGCGGGGGGGAGGCGATCAGCACTCCGCTGAGGCCGCCGAGGAGAAAAGTCACGAGGAAGCCGATCGCCCAGAGCATGGGTGTCTCGAACGAGATATTGCCGTGCCACATGGTGCCGATCCAGTTGAAGAACTTGACACCGGTGGGCACGGCGATGATGAACGACATGGCGGAGAAGAAGGGCAGGAGAACGGCTCCCGTCGCGAACATGTGGTGGGCCCAGACAACCGCCGAGAGCATGGTGATGCTGATCGTGGCCATCACCATTCCGACATACCCGAACATCGGCTTCCGGCTGAACGCGGGAATGATCTCGCTGACCACTCCGAAGAAGGGCAACGCGACAATGTAGACCTCGGGATGGCCGAAGAACCAGAACAGGTGCTGCCAGAGCAGTGCCCCGCCGTTCGCGGAGTCGAAAACATGCGCCCCGAACTTCCGGTCGGCTTCGAGGGCGAGCAGCGTGGCCGCGAGCACCGGAAAAGCGAGCAGCGCGAGGATCGAGGTGAACAGAACGTTCCAGGTGAAGATCGGCATCCGGAACATGGTCATACCCGGGGCGCGCAGACAGACGATCGTAGTGATGAAATTGACCGATGCCAGGGTCGTACTGATCCCCGACAGCACCAGGCCCATGGTCCAGAGGTCTCCGCCGGCGCCGGGCGAGAAGACGGCACTGTTCAGCGGAGCGTAGGCGAACCAGCCGAAGTGTGCCGCGCCGCCGGGCACCACGAATCCGGACACCACGATGATTCCGCCGAAGAGGAAGAGCCAGTAGGTGAGCGCGTTGAGGCGGGGAAAGGCGACGTCGGGCGCGCCGATCTGAAGCGGCATGATGGCGTTCGCGAAGCCGCCGAACATCGGCGTGGCGAACAGCAGCATCATGGTGGTGCCGTGGATGGTGAAGAGCTGGTTGTACTGCTCTACGCTGACGATCTGAAGCCCTGGCCGGGCCAGCTCCGCTCGCATGAGCATGGCCATCACTCCGGCCAGCAGGAAGAACCCGAACGCCGTGACCATGTAGAGATTGCCGATGACCTTGTGGTCCGTGGTCGTCAGCCAGCCCATGAGCCTCACACCGGTATTGATGCGCTTGTTGGCCACCGGCTCGGCCGACGCGGCTTCCTGCAGGTCCTGCGCCATCGGTTCTCCGTCCCTCCCGGTTGACTCGATGGTGGAGCCTGCCACCGTGGACGGCCCGCACGACTGGCGGTGACACCTCGAATTTCACCAGTTCACCGGTGCGCCGATCGGGTGTCCCAGGAGCCCGCCGCGTCCAAGGTGCCCGGTCATGAGCCAGACCGGCGTCACGTCTGGTGCGAGGGTCGGGGCGGACCGGGTGACGGCGCGTCTGTTCGGGCGGGAATGCGGGACTGTGCCCTGGCAGCGGACCAGCCGTGTTCCAGCCCCGCAGCCGGCCCGCGAACCGGGCGGTACGGACCCCGCACGGGCAGGGCGTCGTAGGCGGCCCCCGGCCGACCGTTCCCCGAGCGATCCAGCACCGGACCGCCCTCAGGACAGCCTCTCGGCCGCCC
This region includes:
- a CDS encoding cytochrome c oxidase subunit 4, producing MKTEAVLFAGVAGFFLVTDVLYAVWSRDPTGTAALTISFLMASLVTFFFATNYRRKGLRPEDRGDGHIHERSGPVDFFPPHSIWPSLTAAGMAVLALGVVFGLWLFVIGLGVVLAGVFGMVFQYARAQD
- the ctaD gene encoding aa3-type cytochrome oxidase subunit I gives rise to the protein MAQDLQEAASAEPVANKRINTGVRLMGWLTTTDHKVIGNLYMVTAFGFFLLAGVMAMLMRAELARPGLQIVSVEQYNQLFTIHGTTMMLLFATPMFGGFANAIMPLQIGAPDVAFPRLNALTYWLFLFGGIIVVSGFVVPGGAAHFGWFAYAPLNSAVFSPGAGGDLWTMGLVLSGISTTLASVNFITTIVCLRAPGMTMFRMPIFTWNVLFTSILALLAFPVLAATLLALEADRKFGAHVFDSANGGALLWQHLFWFFGHPEVYIVALPFFGVVSEIIPAFSRKPMFGYVGMVMATISITMLSAVVWAHHMFATGAVLLPFFSAMSFIIAVPTGVKFFNWIGTMWHGNISFETPMLWAIGFLVTFLLGGLSGVLIASPPLDFHLTDSYFIVAHLHYVLFGTVVFAMFGGFYFWWPKLTGRMLDERIGRIHFWTLFVGFQLTFLVQHWLGEAGMPRRYADYLAADGFTLLNTISSAGSFLLGLSTLPFLYNVWHTSRYAPKVEVDDPWGFGRSLEWATSCPPPRHNFRALPRVRSDSPAFDLHHPLTPEKPGLGRGGSHSTSGAAEESGE
- the qcrB gene encoding cytochrome bc1 complex cytochrome b subunit translates to MPLRRRKAQLKARAGQAAVSGYGAVDARLPVSESARQLLRKAFPDHWSFLLGEIALYSFVVLLLTGVYLTLFFDPSMMESVYTGSYAPLQGVRMTQAYTTTLDISFAVRGGLLIRQIHHWAALVFVAAIAVHMLRIFFTGAFRKPREANWIVGGTLFVLALLEGFAGYSLPDDLLSGTGLRTAATIVGSIPVVGTYLELFVFGGQFPGNDVIPRLYPVHVLLVPGLIVALITAHLILVVYLKHTHWAGQGKTNENAVGSPAFPHFTAKTTGFFLMVFGVLTFLGALAQINPVWNYGPYRANQVSGNAQPDWYVGFLEGALRLMPPWETDIAGHTIMWNVFIPAIVLPGVVFTVLFLYPFFEKWVTGDRGEHHLCDRPRNRPTRTGLGVAAIVFYAVLLVAGGNDVVAFSFRVSVEAMTWILRTALIAAPLLAFALTKRLCLALQMRDRRRLTEGEETGQVTQSMNGDLSESHRGLSPTARYRILMRDVPTPLELPAEGPISRRRRLRSVLSGWYYGDRVELPATDEQRSRIAERAAPPEPVREPED